AACCGGAAGAGCAGGTTCCTCGGGGCAAGCTAGACAGGAGTTTTAAAGCCCGGGGGCGGCCGCCCGCTTTCGGGCCGGTTGCCCCCTACAGGGTATCGGCTATTCTGAGTACAGGCAACGGTTGGAACCGGCTGGGGGGGATGCATGGGAAAAGTTGCCTAAATTGCGGTCACAAAGCACGGGATGTCTGAGGCTGCTGCAACTGCCTGCAGGGAGGAGGAAGATAACCGTGAACAGGAGGCCCGCACTGAGATTAATAGTTATGATTTGTCTGGCGAGCATGCTCCTGGGCGCAGTAGGGTGCCAGTCGTCCTCCCAGCCCGCGCCGGGCGGGACCGAAGGCACTCCTGCCGTCGAGAAGCCGATAGAGCTGAGATTCACCACCGTCGTAACCACCTTACACCCCAACTACCGGGCCTGGTCGCAAGTCGCGGACGAGGTCAATAAGAGAACCAACGGCAAGGTCAAGATAACGCTTTATCCTTCGGGCACCCTGAATGCCCCCAACGAGACCTTCAACGCGGTCAAGTCGGGACTGGCCGATATCGGCGGAGCTCCCGTGGGATACTCCGCCACCATCATGCCGCTCAACAAGCTCGTGGGCGACGCCATGCTAGGCGTTCCCTCTGCCAGTGAAGCCGCGAAGATATGGTCGGAAGCATTTGCCAGTCTGCCCGAACTGCAGCAGGAGTTCGAGGGCGTACACCTGCTGTGGATGGCGGCAACCACGCCTTTGTGCCTGGGGACGAGGGACAAGAAGATAGGCAAGTTGGAGGACCTCAGGGGTCTGACGCTGAGGTTCCCGCCCGGACTGGAGCCGCTGGCCAAGAAGTGGGGGGCCAATCCGGTCAACATGCCCATAGCCGACATCTATGAGGCCCTGCAGAAGGGGACGGTGCAGGGGTTCTACGGCGGCGCAGAAATGCTCCAGTCCATGAGGCTGGCGGAATTGACCAAGTATGCCGTCGGAAACCTGAACATGGTTTACGGACTGTCGTGGATAGGAATGAACAACAAGACCTGGGAGTCTTTGCCGCCAGATGTGCAGCAAGTCTTTAACGACATTCGCGATTGGGCCCAGGAAGTCACGGTAGCCGCGTTTGATCAGTCGGAAAGAGAGGCCAGGGAGTTCGCTGCCGCACAAGGCTGCGAGATGGTTGAGCTTGACTCCGCGGAGGTTCAGAGAATTCACGAGGTTTCCCGGCCGGTATTCCGGCAGATAGCCGAGACCTTGGAGGGGCAAGGCAAGCCGGCGAAGAAGGTCTTGGAGGCGTTGGATCAGTTGCTGGCTAAGCACGGCTACAAGTAGGTAGGCCGGCGCTCTTGGGGCCCGGAGTCGGCTTCTCCGGGCCCCGGCCGGGAAAGGACGAGGTGGCGCCGGCGGAGGGTCCACCGGGAGGGAGGCTTGCGCGGTGAAGGACAGGGACGCCCTGGGTAGTTTGGGAAGTGGGGTTCAGAAAACCTGTACGGCGGCGAACGGCCTATCCGCACTTATCATGATTGTGCTGACCGGCCTGCTAATTGTCAACATATTCGGCCGCCTTCTGGGCCGCCCGATCATAGGTACCTACGAGCTCGTTCAGTATGGGTTCGCCCTGGTGGTGTGCTTGGCCATAGCCTACACCGCTCTGGAGGAAGGACATATCGCCGTGGAACTGGTCTTCGACCGGTTTCCGCCGCGGGTGAGAAGCCTCATAGCCGTAATCAACACGTTGCTGGTCAGCGTGCTGTCCCTGACGATTGCCTACAGGCTGCTGGCGGACGCTCTGGAGGCCCTGGGGCGCAGGGAAATGACCAGCACCCTGGGCCTGCCCATGTACGCCTTTCAGTTTGCCCTGGCGTTTGGCTTCGCTCTACTGGCAGTAGTGACCGCGACTAAACTGGCAAAGAGGTGAAGCAGGCATGTCACCTGTGGGCGTCGGCATTACTGGCTTCCTGATACTTCTGGCCCTAATACTGCTGTTCAGATTTCCAATTGGCTTTGCCCTAATACTGGTCGGGTTCGCGGGGATTGCCGTTCTGACCTCCCTGGAAACGGCATTGGGCATGCTGGGCCACCAGGTTCTGGCCAACGCCGCCAGCTATGACATGGCTATGGTGGCCATGTTCGTGTTCATGGGGGAACTGGCCGGCACCATGGGAATGAGCGAGAGGGCCTTTGCCTCGGCCTACCGGCTGCTCGGAAGAGTTCGGGGTGGCCTGGCCATAGCCAGCATTGCCGCGTGCGGCGCATTTGCCGCCGTTTGCGGATCCAGTCCGGCCACTGCGGCGACTATAGGGGGTATTGCCATTCCCGAGATGAAGAAGTACGGGTATAAGGACGACTTCATCTGCGGAACGGTCGCCGCCGGAGGCCTTCTGGGCATCCTGATCCCCCCCAGTATGGGGTTCATACTGTTCGGGTTGCTGACCGAGCAATCCATTGCCAAGCTCTACGTGGCGGGCATCCTGCCGGGGCTGCTGCTCATGGGATTCTTCGTGCTGGTATGCTTTCTTGTGGCCAGAAGTGGGGGTGGAGCAGAACGGTCAGCGACCCCTGTCTTGACCGGCGCCCGGGAGAAACTGGCTTCCGTTACGGGGCTTACCGACATTCTGGTGGTGTTTCTGCTGGTAATCGGTGGGCTTACGCTGGGGTTCTTCAGCCCCACCGAGGCAGGTGCTGCCGGCGTTCTGGGCATCGTGGTCGTCGCCATGGTCAGGCGCGTCTTTACCTGGAAACGGCTGTGGGTGGCGATGCTGCGTGCCACGGCAACCACGGGCATGATAGTTATAATCTTTATCGGAGCGATGTTGTTCACTAATTTCCTGGCAGCAAGCATGCTTCCTTTTAGCCTGAGCGAATTCTTTGCCAACCTCTCGGTTTCGCCCCTGCTGGTGATGGCAGGAATACTGCTGCTGTGGATAGTGCTGGGTTGCGCCATGGATTCCATTGCCATGATCATGCTCACCGTCCCGGTACTATACCCTATTGTGGCGGCTTTAGGTCTGGATCCGATATGGTTCGCGGTTTTGGGAGTGATGTCCATCGAGGCCGGCCTGATTACCCCTCCGGACGGCATGAACCTCTATATCGTAGCCCGCATTGCCAAGGTCCCCCTGCACGTGGTGTTTCGGGGAGTAATCCCGTTCATCCTGGCCGTAGTAGTGGCCATGGTCCTGGTGCTGTTATTCCCGCAGATAGCGCTGGTCCTTCCGAAGCTGCTGTAGCGTGTAGATGGTCGTCCCCGTAAAAGTATGACCCGGCGCGACCGGCGGCCTTAATGTGCAATGGCATCCGAGGGTGGGCGGTTCCCCCTGTGGGGATAGGCATATTCCTGGCCTAAATGCCTGCGGTGGCCAGGTTGAGCTTGAGGGCGGCCTGAAGTTCGGATAGAATCGGTTCGTGCGGGCGGTGGGGAGGTGGAGACCGGCTGAAAGGCGGCGACTGCGGCGCCGGAGGCAATTATACTTGGGGTTTAGCGGCACATCAGAGGAGCCGCTGCCGGAGGTGTGGGTCAATGCGTCACGATTACTCAATACTGAACAAGTTTGGTTTTAAGATTAAGCCGGTGGGCGTCAAGTTCCTGCTCAACAGGTTGGAAGGAATAGAGGTGATCGACAGGAACCTTCCCCTCTGCGAAACCTTAAAGGAGGCTCAGGAAAGGCGCGCCTTCTGCATCGACGAGCAACACATGACCTGTATGGGTCCGGTGCTGCTGGGCATGAGGGATCCGGACCCGATTTTCGCCAGCGGCCATGTCGGAGCAAAGGAGGGCATTTATGAGGAGCCCCGGGCCAATCGGCGTATCTATCAGGCCATTCCCAGGCTGGGGAAGGGTACGGTAAGGTACGTGGCCCTTGCGTGTCTGGATGACCTGCCCTTCGAGCCGGACGTGCTGGTTATTGCCGCCGAACTGGATCAGGCCGAGGTTATACTGAGGGCGGCAAGCTACTCTACCGGCCGGCCCTTGACCTCCAGAATCACGCCGGTGCTCAGCTGTGCCTGGATTCTGGTGTATCCGTACGTAACCGGCGAGTTGAACTACACCGTCACCGGCATAGGCTACGGCATGAAGGCCAAGAAGCTGTTTCCCGAGGGGCGGTTCCTGATATCGCTGCCGTTTGATCTCATACCCATGGTGCTGGAGAACCTGCGGAACATGGAGTGGGTGCCTCGGCTCTACACACTTGACGAGGCGGCAAGAAAGCAGTTTGCGGAAGAACTACTGACGGAGCTCCGAGAGGAGTACCTGAGAGGCTAGGCCAGTTATGTTGAGAGGGGAGCCTAAGGAGGCAGCGAACGCTGCTCTCAACTTTTTCAGTCAAAGGAAAGGGGGTGCCGAACGTGGATCAGGCCGAACTGGAACGGTACATTTTCCGGGCGGAGCGGCTTAAGGCGGAAACCCGGCATCCGGAGATCATGGCGCCGATACTGCGCTTCCGGAACCAGGGTGAGGTCGGGAGCCACAGCTTCATGCTGAGCTGGGAGGCCATAACCGAGCCCTTCGTCATGGAACCCCAGCCCATGGTGCACGACTTCGACCAGGTTCTGATGTTTATCGGCGGCGACCCTACCAACCTGCCGGAGCTGGGAGGGGAGGTTCGCATCAGCCTGGGCAAGGAGCAGGACGCCATGAGCGAGTTCGTCCTGACTACCGCCACCGTGGTCTACATTCCGGCCGGGCTCTGGCACTGCCCCTTGGTGTTCGCTCGAGTGGACGACCCCAAGCGGCCGATTCTCTTCCAGGATTTGGTTCTAACCAAGGAGTATAAACGCTCCTACGGCAACCAGGCATAGTTGAGCGAGGGCGGCAAACGGGTGGTTCGCGGACGCTATCTGGTTGATTCCGGCGGTAGGAAACCGTTTCAGTGTCGCTCCCGCTACGGGTAAGTCTGGTCCCACGGTAAGGAGGGACACATAAGAAGGGTCAAGGAGATTGTCGCCGAGATAGAAGAGGAGCTTAAGTAAGGAAGAACCGAGCCGATGTGGTGAGAAGGTGCAGACTGAAGGGCTGGGATTACTCCCAGCCCTTCAGTCCCAAATCCCTGGCGACTGCCCGGGCAAGCGGTTCCAGACGTGCGGTGTCCGGGCTTTCCACGTAAATGCGGACCACCGGTTCGGTGCCCGACGGTCGTATCAGCACCCAGTTTTCGTCCTCGAGGAGCAGCTTTACGCCGTCTTTGTCCTGGCGCGCGAGCACGGTCAGGCCGGCGACTTCCTCCGGACGGTACCCGGCCAGGAATCGGGAAAGCCGCTCCGTCTCCTCCACGGCCAGAGGCAGGTCCCAACGGCGGTTCTCCTTAAGCCTTATGTGCTGGGCCAGCATGCGCTGGCAAGAGACCAGGGATCCGTAGGTGGCCACCATTTCCGCCAGGAGGCAGGCGGCCAGTATGCCGTCTTTCTCGGGAACGTGCCCGGCCAGGCTGAGGCCCCCGCTCTCCTCTCCGCCGAAGAGGGCCCCGGCCGCGAGCCTTTCTCCCACATACTTGAAGCCCACCGGGGTCTCCGTGAGGGTAAGACCGAAGCGTCCGGCCAGGGCGTCCAGCATATGGGTGGTGGCCAAGGTGCGGACCACTTCGCCCTGGTGCCAGTCTCGGCTTTGAATGAGGTGATAAAGCAGCAGGGCCAACACCTTATTGGCCGACCAGAAGGCGCCGGCAGCATCTATTACTCCAAAGCGGTCGGCATCCCCGTCCAGGGCCAGGCCGAGGTCTGCTCCTTCGCGGGTGACGGCCTCCGCCAGGGCCGACAGGTTGGCCGCCACCGGGTCCGGAGCCCGGCCCCCGAATAGCGGGTCCCGCTCGCCGTGCAGGACCTGCACCTGAAACCCCATTTCCGCCAGGAAGTCGTCGGCATAGCCGGAGGCGGTACCGTACATGGCGTCCACGATTATCTTGAGCCGCCGGGCGGGGGTCTGCCGTACCAGGTTCCCCAGGTGGGCAAAGTATTCCTCCCGCAGGTCTACCTCGCTCCAGAGGTTTCTCTTTTCGGCTTCGGTCCGAGAGAGGAGGCGGGGCTGGGGATCCTGCTCCAGGCGGGCCTCCACGGCTTGGGTAACATCGGTCGAGGCCGGACCGGCATAAGCGGGAATGAACTTTAGACCGCAGTAACGGGCCGGGTTGTGGCTGGCGGTGATCATAATGGCTCCCGCGGCCTGATAATACCTGACGCCGAAGGCAATCACCGGAGTAGGGGTGGGCCGGTCAACCAGTAGTACCGAAAAATCGTTACCGGCCAGGACTTCGGCCGCCCGCGCGGCGAAGTCCTCTGCCTGGAAGCGGCAGTCGTAGCCTACGACCACCGGACGGTTCTGGCCCTGGTCCCGCAGGTGGGAAGCAATGGCCTGGGCGACCTTGGCCACACCGGCAAAGGTAAAATCGTCGGCGATGATGCCCCTCCAGCCGTCAGTTCCGAACTTGATGTTCACGGCTCTCCCCCCAGGTAGAATAGTTTTTCGGCGGCGCTACCGGCGTCTCCGGCAGGTCGGTTATGTCCACCGTCTGCTGCAGGCGGTCGGACCTCAGATCCACGTAAAGCGAGCCATCGGTATTGAGCGCGGCATAGGCCACTTGCTGGAGGTCGGTAATGCCGCGCTTGGCCAGCTCGTTTCGCAGCCATTCCAGACTGAGACCGTTTTGTTGCAGGTTCTGGAATATCACCTGCCCGTCCATAACCAGCTCGCTGGCCAGGCCCTCGTAAGGGGTGGGTACCCCCAGGTCGGCGGGAGTGACCGGCCTTTTCTGGGACTTGGGGAGTACGCTCAGGCTTCCGTTGGGCTCCAGAATGGCGTATTCCACATCGGAGAGGTTAAAGATGTCCTTCTCGCGGAGCTGCATGATCAGTTCGTCCAGGTTGTAGCGCATCTTGCGCATGTTTCCTTCCAGGACCTTGCCGTTATGCACCACGATGGTCGGCTCCCCGGCGATCAGCCGCCGCGCCGGCCGGCTCTTGATGGCCACCAGACCCATGCAGTAAGTTAGGGTGGCGAAAAGCGTAAGACCCAGGAAATGAACCCATATACGGCCCGAAC
This DNA window, taken from Clostridia bacterium, encodes the following:
- a CDS encoding DUF169 domain-containing protein; this encodes MRHDYSILNKFGFKIKPVGVKFLLNRLEGIEVIDRNLPLCETLKEAQERRAFCIDEQHMTCMGPVLLGMRDPDPIFASGHVGAKEGIYEEPRANRRIYQAIPRLGKGTVRYVALACLDDLPFEPDVLVIAAELDQAEVILRAASYSTGRPLTSRITPVLSCAWILVYPYVTGELNYTVTGIGYGMKAKKLFPEGRFLISLPFDLIPMVLENLRNMEWVPRLYTLDEAARKQFAEELLTELREEYLRG
- a CDS encoding TRAP transporter small permease, whose protein sequence is MKDRDALGSLGSGVQKTCTAANGLSALIMIVLTGLLIVNIFGRLLGRPIIGTYELVQYGFALVVCLAIAYTALEEGHIAVELVFDRFPPRVRSLIAVINTLLVSVLSLTIAYRLLADALEALGRREMTSTLGLPMYAFQFALAFGFALLAVVTATKLAKR
- the dctP gene encoding TRAP transporter substrate-binding protein DctP, with product MNRRPALRLIVMICLASMLLGAVGCQSSSQPAPGGTEGTPAVEKPIELRFTTVVTTLHPNYRAWSQVADEVNKRTNGKVKITLYPSGTLNAPNETFNAVKSGLADIGGAPVGYSATIMPLNKLVGDAMLGVPSASEAAKIWSEAFASLPELQQEFEGVHLLWMAATTPLCLGTRDKKIGKLEDLRGLTLRFPPGLEPLAKKWGANPVNMPIADIYEALQKGTVQGFYGGAEMLQSMRLAELTKYAVGNLNMVYGLSWIGMNNKTWESLPPDVQQVFNDIRDWAQEVTVAAFDQSEREAREFAAAQGCEMVELDSAEVQRIHEVSRPVFRQIAETLEGQGKPAKKVLEALDQLLAKHGYK
- a CDS encoding phosphoglucomutase/phosphomannomutase family protein; this encodes MNIKFGTDGWRGIIADDFTFAGVAKVAQAIASHLRDQGQNRPVVVGYDCRFQAEDFAARAAEVLAGNDFSVLLVDRPTPTPVIAFGVRYYQAAGAIMITASHNPARYCGLKFIPAYAGPASTDVTQAVEARLEQDPQPRLLSRTEAEKRNLWSEVDLREEYFAHLGNLVRQTPARRLKIIVDAMYGTASGYADDFLAEMGFQVQVLHGERDPLFGGRAPDPVAANLSALAEAVTREGADLGLALDGDADRFGVIDAAGAFWSANKVLALLLYHLIQSRDWHQGEVVRTLATTHMLDALAGRFGLTLTETPVGFKYVGERLAAGALFGGEESGGLSLAGHVPEKDGILAACLLAEMVATYGSLVSCQRMLAQHIRLKENRRWDLPLAVEETERLSRFLAGYRPEEVAGLTVLARQDKDGVKLLLEDENWVLIRPSGTEPVVRIYVESPDTARLEPLARAVARDLGLKGWE
- a CDS encoding TRAP transporter large permease; translation: MSPVGVGITGFLILLALILLFRFPIGFALILVGFAGIAVLTSLETALGMLGHQVLANAASYDMAMVAMFVFMGELAGTMGMSERAFASAYRLLGRVRGGLAIASIAACGAFAAVCGSSPATAATIGGIAIPEMKKYGYKDDFICGTVAAGGLLGILIPPSMGFILFGLLTEQSIAKLYVAGILPGLLLMGFFVLVCFLVARSGGGAERSATPVLTGAREKLASVTGLTDILVVFLLVIGGLTLGFFSPTEAGAAGVLGIVVVAMVRRVFTWKRLWVAMLRATATTGMIVIIFIGAMLFTNFLAASMLPFSLSEFFANLSVSPLLVMAGILLLWIVLGCAMDSIAMIMLTVPVLYPIVAALGLDPIWFAVLGVMSIEAGLITPPDGMNLYIVARIAKVPLHVVFRGVIPFILAVVVAMVLVLLFPQIALVLPKLL
- a CDS encoding DUF421 domain-containing protein; this encodes MVYARLLGKQQVGQLTFYEYVNGITFGSIAAVLATDVSSGRIWVHFLGLTLFATLTYCMGLVAIKSRPARRLIAGEPTIVVHNGKVLEGNMRKMRYNLDELIMQLREKDIFNLSDVEYAILEPNGSLSVLPKSQKRPVTPADLGVPTPYEGLASELVMDGQVIFQNLQQNGLSLEWLRNELAKRGITDLQQVAYAALNTDGSLYVDLRSDRLQQTVDITDLPETPVAPPKNYSTWGESREHQVRN